One region of Salvelinus namaycush isolate Seneca chromosome 3, SaNama_1.0, whole genome shotgun sequence genomic DNA includes:
- the LOC120042069 gene encoding general transcription factor II-I repeat domain-containing protein 2-like → MAKRKAENRSFLDKWEAEYLFTYVKDKPVCLVCGVNVAVSKEYNIRRHYETKHHDKYKDLDMTQRSQKVEEMKRSLVSQQNMFKKATSQSEAAVKASYIVAAEIAKSARPFNEGEFVKKCMMKVCDLVCPEKKQAFSNVSLSRNTVADRTCDLATNLYDQLMEKGKDFVAFSLAVDESCDASDTAQLSVFIRGVDSNLCVTEELLGFKSMHGTTTGKEILEEVSKCVTEIKLPWDKLVGLTTDGAPAMCGKKSGLVGMVREKMREENCAGELTVYHCIIHQESLCAKALKMEHVMTTVTQVVNFIRAKGLNHRQFKFFLEECGSEYADVPYHTEVRWLSRGKVLNRCFELREEICQFLETKGKDTAELREQKFLCELAFLCDISSHLDALNLQLQGRGRIITDMYAAVRAFKTKLCLWENQMLQGNPCYFPCCQTIKAQISTAVFPCAQFAEKLSVLAAEFSRRFADFDVQKCRFELLSNPFAVDVENAPTNIQMELIELQCNDTLKSKYDAVGAAQFPRFIPDTMPQLRTQVAQMLSMFGSTYLCEQLFSSMKMTKTTHRRRLTDEHLRSILRISSAQSLSPDIDELASKKRCQVSGLGTSD, encoded by the coding sequence atggcgaaaagaaaggcagaaaacaggagctttctggacaagtgggaggcagaatatctgtttacatatgtaaaagacaaacctgtttgtcttgtttgtggagTCAACGTGGCTGTAAGTAAGGAGTACAACATTAGACGACACTATGAAACGAAACACCATGACAAATACAAGGACCTGGACATGACTCAAAGGAGCCAGAAAGTAGAGGAGATGAAAAGAAGTTTGGTTTCACAACAGAATATGTTCAAAAAAGCCACATCACAAAGTGAGGCTGCTGTAAAGGCTAGTTATATAGTGGCAGCAGAGATCGCAAAATCAGCCCGGCCCTTTAATGAGGGAGAGTTCGTGAAAAAGTGCATGATGAAAGTTTGTGACCTCGTATGCCCAGAGAAAAAGCAAGCATTTTCAAACGTGAGCCTGAGCAGGAACACAGTAGCTGATCGCACATGTGATCTTGCCACCAATCTGTATGACCAGCTGAtggaaaagggaaaagatttcgtTGCGTTCTCCCTCGCTGTGGATGAGAGCTGCGACGCATCTGATACTGCTCAGCTGTCAGTCTTCATCCGTGGAGTGGACTCAAATCTGTGTGTTACGGAGGAGCTATTGGGATTCAAATCAATGCATGGCacaaccacaggaaaggaaatctTGGAGGAGGTTTCCAAATGTGTAACTGAAATAAAGCTGCCGTGGGATAAACTCGTTGGATTAACGACAGATGGTGCGCCAGCGATGTGCGGTAAAAAGAGTGGACTGGTGGGCATGGTTCGGGAGAAGATGCGGGAAGAGAACTGTGCAGGTGAGCTAACTGTTTACCACTGCATCATACATCAGGAATCACTGTGTGCCAAAGCCCTAAAGATGGAACATGTTATGACCACAGTAACACAGGTAGTTAACTTTATAAGAGCCAAAGGTCTGAATCACCGCCAGTTTAAATTTTTTCTAGAGGAGTGTGGTTCGGAATACGCAGACGTGCCGTATCACACAGAGGTGAGATGGCTAAGCAGAGGAAAAGTACTGAACAGATGTTTCGAGCTGCGTGAGGAAATATGTCAATTCCTGGAAACCAAAGGGAAGGATACAGCAGAGCTCCGGGAGCAAAAGTTTCTGTGTGAGCTGGCCTTTCTCTGTGATATCTCGAGCCATCTCGATGCGCTGAACCTGCAGCTTCAGGGGCGGGGGCGCATCATCACAGACATGTACGCTGCAGTGAGGGCCTTTAAAACTAAACTGTGCCTGTGGGAGAATCAGATGCTGCAAGGAAACCCTTGCTATTTTCCCTGCTGCCAAACCATAAAAGCGCAGATCTCTACCGCCGTGTTCCCATGCGCACAGTTTGCTGAAAAACTCAGTGTTCTCGCCGCTGAGTTTAGCCGGCGATTTGCCGACTTCGATGTCCAGAAATGTAGGTTTGAACTGCTTAGTAATCCCTTCGCAGTTGATGTGGAAAATGCACCAACCAACATCCAAATGGAGCTGATTGAACTCCAGTGCAACGACACGCTGAAGTCAAAGTATGATGCTGTGGGCGCCGCACAGTTTCCACGGTTCATCCCTGACACAATGCCTCAGCTCCGCACCCAAGTTGCTCAGATGCTCTCCATGTTCGGCAGCACTTATCTATGCGAGCAACTTTTCTCCTCGATGAAGATGACCAAAACAACTCACAGGAGACGTCTGACTGATGAACACCTTCGCTCGATACTGAGGATTTCTTCAGCTCAGAGCCTGAGCCCAGACATTGATGAACTAGCATCCAAGAAGAGATGCCAGGTATCTGGCTTGGGCACATCAGATTAG